The following nucleotide sequence is from Gammaproteobacteria bacterium.
ATTTCTTTGAGGGGTACCCAGTTTAATTTATAGGGCACAAAATCAGTTGATACTCTTTGTGCGATCATGAAGCTGGTATACGGGGGATTGAGCCAACGCAATGCCAGAGTGGCTATCAGGCTTAAGCCGACCAGTACCAATACCAGATTTCTTGACCATTTAAAGCTGCGTGTAATGGCCCGTACTATGATGGAAGAAGATTTTTTCCGTTTGCGAGATTTTTTCTTTTTTCTTCTGTTCTCTGCATATACATGTATGTTCATTGGCAGTGTGCTTTGTGGTGAAAGATTTGCATTGCAGCGATTTTAGATAGTTGGATTATAGCGAGTTCATAGCCCTATCTAAGCAATGCTTACCAATGGAGATAGATTGATAGAGCTCATAGGGACAGCAAAGTACATAAAACAATAGATTATTAGTGTTCTTGTAGGTCAGCCTCGGTTTAGCGATAATAGGCCTTGTGGGACTGTATCAGTCTCAATGAGCATAATGCTCTATAACCATAAAAAATTCATAGGAGTATGGAAATGGACGAATTTGTAAAAACGATGTTAGTAGTGGCTGCGATGGTAATTCCTTGCATCATTATTGGCGTTGCTATTATCGGCAAATTTTAACCGCCGACCTGATACTGTACTAGGCGCGGTATTCATTCGTGCCTAAGTCGCAGATAATTACCCCGCAAATATTTTCTTAATAAACATAGTTACTTATCTTGAATTCAATTTTTTATAGGCTCATTGTTGGTGGTTGCTTAAGTATAAGCTTTTGTACAGCTTGTCTTTCATTGCCCAGGTCTAATGAAGAAGTACCCGCAAGATATAGCCATACCGAACTAAGTGCAGGTAAGCATTACTTGGCATACAGTGGGGTGTTGGCGATGACCTTAGAAGTCGCCAATGAAAAGTGGCTGGCTAAAGCAGAGAAACTATGCAAGTCGCGTGAATTTGAGTATGAATTCGATAAAGAAGAATTTCGCGGCAAAGATTTCTCCGAGAATAAATACCCATATATTGAAGGGAAATTGTTCTGTACCAAAACAGAATAAATTTTTTTTTGATTTCTCATTCAATAAATCTAACGTTTTATTGAACCAATCCCTTAGTATTCTGCCTATTTTTATATTAATTGATTCTCGACATAAGTAATTTATAGTCGAATTATCAGATACTTTAAAATACAATTACTTCATTGCTTGTGTATTGCTAGGCTTGCGAGCATACAAATAATAATTATTTCTAGAGTTGGAGTTGGGTTATGGCTATATGGTCATCACGGTCGAATAAAAAAAATTTGCCGCCTAAGGTTGTGGTTAAAGCTGCGATCAGTCCTTCCCACTGTGTGGAAGTGAATATGCCGTATGACGCATGTGAAAAAGTGTTAGAACTTCATGGCAAGCGTTTCCTATCTGCCGAAGCACCTGAATTGCCACAACCGGGCTGTGACCAATACTGTAAATGTAAATTTAAACATTACAACGACAGGCGTCAGGATGAAAGGCGCGATGCATTTAGTTCAAGCGGGATTCACTTCAGTGGCGAAAAAAACCGTCGTTTAGATGGAGATCGCCGTCGTAATTCTGCAGTTAGAGTAGGTTTTTAGTAACTTAAGAATCTTCTATTACTGCATCTGGTAGAATTTCTACTGTTTGATCAACACTCTGCTGTTTTATATTAATAGCTTGATGGTCGTCCGTAAGGTCTTCTTCAACTTCAATTTTATCAATATCGAAATCAATCGGTCTTAGATTTAAGTCATTTGAGATATCTGCAAAAGCGGATTCAAATGCAAGCACCATAGCTTTATATATAGCTTGTCCGTATATGTCTTGTGTTTCGCGTTTATTGCGAAGTATTTTGCCTTCTTGGCCTTTACCTTCAGCAGTAAATACACTTTCATAAATTCTGTTTTTGTTGGAGTCTGTTAGGAAAACTTCAATTTTAGTTTTTGCAATAGGCTGCATGCGTCCTTTTACCACACGAATAGAATGATCTAGTTTATAAATGCGAGCGTGCACATTTAGTAATGGTAGGTCTGGGTGTTTGCCATCATCTTGAAACCATCGAAAGATACTTGCATGACCTGCAAGATTTAACATTTGGTCTTCTGGGATAATAATTTTTGTCAGATTGCGATCGTCAGCATTTTCTGCTTCTACCTTGCCGGATTTGTCTCGAACTTCAGGGTAAAAATATACATTCGCGAGGTACGGTTTAACCTCAGGTAGATCTTGCATGGCGGCAACGAGTTGATCGGCATCCGCATCGGCCTCATATTGTGTTGCGCAAGCCGTTAGCGCAAGCGTAATGGCTAGAGCTAAGTATGGGAAAGATATTTTAATTTGATTGAAATTACTGTTGTATTGCATAAGTCGTCCCGCCTACGAAAAACTCCCTCATATACAAGAGTGTAACGACTTCATAGGACAACTCTAATACACGAATAGACCGTTAGTAAGGCAGAAATGCCAATTATCAGGATCTGGCCTATTAGTAGGTCCAGTAAAGACAAGAGGGCTAGTTCAAAAAAATAAACTAGAGAAGGTGGGGTTTTAAGTGCGCTTATTTATCTTCTTCGACGATTGATTTTAATTGGTTTAAACCGTCTTGAAACATCTTTCCAATCGAATATTTCATAAACAGGGCAAAGTAACCACCAATGATAGGCATGCTCATATCTCCCTCTAACGACCAGCGCACACGGGTGCGTGTTTGTGAGGAAGTGTCGTATTGAATAGCGCTTTTACTTTTGTACTTTCCGCCTTGAAAAAATAAATCGTATTCAATACCTTTTTCAGGCGACCAGGAAGTAAAAGTTAAAGAACCCCCGCCATGTTTATCTGTCCAACTTTGGCTAGCGCCGATCCCTGTAGCTCTTTCGCCTATGGTGATTTCAATTTCCGGGTCTTCACTTTTCCAAGCTGTCCATGTTTGCCACTTATTTAGATCACCGACATACTCATGTAGGTGTGCAGAGGTAGATGAAATAGTTGTAGTTTTACTTACCGCGAAATTGGTAGGTAAAAAGTAACCAATAATTCCTAAGACCAGTAATAGCAGAAAAATGAATGAAAGAAGTTTTTTCATAACTAGCTCATATAGGGCTTATGCGTGAGTACTTTTTGACTTATATATAAACGCAACAATCATTCCGGCTAATATTAATTCAATAATTACTCCCACGATCCAACTGATTACCATATTCATAGGATAGGGCGCCACGGCATACATTATTAGATTAGTGCCGATAAATATTATTGCAACTAACAAGCCATAGATAGCGCCTTCAGCAATGCCACCACGCTTGAAAGCTTTGGTAAATAAGGCTACAAAGCCTACCGACATAATAATTTGGCCTAAGATCATCCACACCATATAGTCGTTCATGACTTCGTGAGGCCGCCATAAACTAGCGGTTTGCTCGTATGTACTGGCCATAAACATACCATGAAATAAAAAATCAAATGCCATAATAAAAATAGTTACAGCGATGCTTGCGAGGATAAATTTTTTAGCATTCATAATTGTCCCTCACTATTTAAATTAGCTTTCAGTCGGTGGAGTGTAATTAGGGTCGTTAGGATTTAAAAACACGAAATGAAATTGTTTGGGTTCGAGCTCGATATAATCAAGCGTGGTGCCATTTAATAATTCAAAACTAGAGTCTGCCACCACAATTTCAACGCCATTTGATTTAAACGAGTGATCTTTTTCACTATTGGAGCCTATGTCATCAAACCCTAGACCATAATGTAATGAGTCATCACTATTACGGGTTGCAGCAATTCGCAGTGAGGTGTTTTCTAATTTTGATTCGACAGCAGCTTTTTTAATTTGGTTGGCTGCAGTTTCAGTAACTTCAATGCTCATAGAATCGTTGGATTATTATCATTGATGGAGTTCTAATTGTAGTACATCCCCTAGCGATGTACATCTAGGCTTTGGATTTAACAAATTCTAAAAAGCTTAAAATCCATTGATTTTGTTGTGTATTTCGCTGGTGAGCGTAACAAGCCAATAGGTTTTTATACACGATGCCATCGTGTTCACCATTCACACCAAAGCCGCGATTTACCTGGTATGCGTAGTCAGTCTCTATGGGAGTGTTAACTAGTTTTGAATAGTGAAATTCATGACCGGGGATCTCATTACCATGGTTTGTATCCCACGGATGAATATTTTTATTTTTTAGTAATGTGTAGCCGCGTCCAATGGGCTTTTCATGCATTTCGCAATCTGCATTAATGATGCCTACCATATCAGATTGTTGTTTTTGGTACTTAATAGACTTGCTTAAATACATTAAACCGCCGCATTCAGCATAAGTCGGCATGCCATTTTCAATTGCATTGAGAATGGCTTGTTTCATGCCGCTGTTAGCCGCAAGTTCTTGCATGCGTTTTTCAGGAAAACCGCCACCAATGAATAATGCATCTGTATCGGGTAATGTTTGATCGTGTAAAGTATCGAAAGGGATGAGACGTGCGCCATACTGGCGAAACCTATCTAAATCATCTGCATAATAAAATCCGAAAGCTTCATCCTTAGCATAAGCTATCGTAAGATTAAATTGCTGATCAAACTTTTGCGATTTTTCGACTTGAAAGATTTTAGCAGTATTAGCAATAGCGGTAATTTTTTCCAGATCGACTTGCTTAGCAATAATCTCTGCCATGCGCGAAATTTTAGAATCAGCATAGTTATCTTCGTTGCTTGGCATTAAACCTAAGTAACGTTCGACTAGCTCTAATTCAGCACTGCGCTGCACCATACCTAAAATTGGAATATTGGTATAACGTTCGATGACTGCGGTTAATTTTGCTGCATGTCGTTCACCACCAACAAAATTTAAGATTACACCGGCAATATTGACGGCTGGATCAAATTGTTGATAACCGATCAATAATGGAGCTACACCGCGTATCGTGCCACGAGTATCTAACACTAGGATGACGGGAGACTGGATGAGTTTCGCTAAGGCTGCATTACTGTTGCTACCATCGGCCGCAAGACCATCATGTAAGCCTTTGTTGCCTTCGATAACGCTGATGTCGACATCTTGACTATGTGTGCTTAACGTTGCTTTGATTTCGTCTTCGGATTGGGTCCAAAAGTCAAGGTTGTAACAATTGCGATCAGTCGCTTTTGCAAGCCACATTGGGTCTATGTAATCGGGACCTTTCTTAAATGATTGAACGTTAAGGCCTTGCTGATGTAAAGCTGCAGAGATACCAATACTTAAAACAGTTTTGCCTGAAGATTTATTTGCGGCAGATATAAGAAAGTGTGCCACGATGATTATTTAAAGCACTCTAGTGTTATCCAATTTAAGAGGATTTTGCCGCGTTTAATTCTAAAGCTTTGTCAGAAAGACTTTCAGGTAAGAAATCTAAAATTGCCACGCCTACTGTAACGACAAGTAGCGCGATACACGTGCCGCCAATACCAAGTAAGATTTCCCAAATGCTTGGAGCATATTCAGCCACTACGCCATCATAGAAGCTACTGCTAACTTCGTGGCCAGGGAACATTTCTAATGGATAAGCTTGGCCGCCGATAATAATTACATACAATTGTGCCAGGCCTCCGATGATTACTAGGAGAGAAGCGATAGTTAAACAATTACGACACTGGCTCATGGGTTTGATAAAGACTAATGCTAATGGAATTAAACAGCCTAAAATAATATGCACACCCCAAAACAAATATGTATAGATTCCACCATCTTTTAGAATGAATGCTTCGACACCGTGGTGTTCTGTCGCATATAGATTTGTGAGGTGGTAGGCGATCACGAAGTAAAATACTGCAGCAACAAATATTCCCAATAATTTTCTAAGTTTGTCGAGCATTGCATCACCAAGATTACGATGACTCCACTTATAACTGGCTTGCAACACTAAAATAAAAACAGCCATGCCAAAGGCAAAAGACATAATAATAAACATCGGGGCCATAATGGCGGCATCATAAGCTTGGCGCGCTACGAGGAAGCCAAAAATTGATCCAGTACCGGTAGTGAGTATCAAACGCCAAATGAACGCAAACAGACCAGCAGTTTTGCTGAATTTGTTCATTTTACGTTCCATCATCATCCATAGGTAGAAACCGGTAATAATGATGAAGCCGGTGTATAAGAAAATATTCCAGGCAAAGATGGACTTAAAATTATATTTTGTCATCGCCACAATTAAACGATCGGGTCGACCTAAGTCCAGCACTAATATTGCTAAGCCGCCTATTAGCAAGGCGATTGCAAGCAGCGCAGACAGCCTAGCGAGTGGTTTGTAATCATATTTGCCAAATACAGACGATATCGATGCCACATTCAGTGCGCCAGAAGCTGCAACAATTAAAAAGATAGCAATTACATGAGGGAACCCCCAAACAATTTGGTTGGTCATACCTGATATGTAATGACCATGTGAATCCATATGATGTGAGGATAAGTAACCGACTACAGCTGCCAGCCCTAATGCCATTAATAAAACCCAGTATTGAACTGATTTTGCTTCTAGTGAACTGAATCGAGTAGTTTCAATCATTTTTCTTATTCTTAACTAAAATAAACTTACTTATAAACCTTCTTATAGGCCTTGGTAACGCACACCAGTATTTAAATCTAAGTCCGCACGTATCTGAACACCACCGTGTTTTTCCAATTGCTTTGAAATTTCACTATTAGGATCGTTCAAGTCACCAAATAAAAGTGCTTGATGGCCGTCTTTAGCGCAAGCTTCTGCACAAGCGGTATTGTTGTCGCCACGATCTACTTTATGTACACAAAGTGTGCAGCTTTCTACAGTACCTTTGCCACGTGGGGCATGCGGTAATTGATCTTCTAGCGGTTCATGAATAAAAGAGCGGGCTTTATAAGGGCAGGCCATCATGCAATAACGACAACCAATACAGGTGTGTGCATCGACCAGAACGATCCCATCTTCGCGTTTAAAAGAAGAGCCAGTTGGGCAAACGTCTACACAAGGAGGGTGCTCGCAATGCTGGCACATCATAGGTAATGAGGTGACGTGACCAGTTTGCTTATCTTTTACATTTAATTTGCGAATCCATTGCGCATCAGTTTTAGGTCGTCCTAAATCCCAAAGACCATGTTCTTCGTTACATGCGGTAACACAAGCGTCACAATCTTCTTGGCATACATTAGTATTAACTAGCATGCCCCATCTTTGCTGGCTGCTAACTGCTTGATCAACAGGTTTTGCAGATGCGGTTTGATGCAGCATTACACCTGGAGCAATGGTTAAACCGCCTACTACAGCTGCACTTTTTATAAACTCCCGCTTGTGCATGTCTATATTAGGGTCAACTTCATAGACAATTTCTTTTCTGTCTATGGACTCGTCAACGGCACTAAGTACGTTGTCTATATTGGTATCAATGTCTAATTTATAGCGCATGTGTATTATCTTATTTGTGCTCTACATTACCAAGGTGTAGGTAATTATTTATTTTATTTTCCTCAGAGTGCTCTACAGCCTGATTCGGATTCATGGCTTTGCGAATTGCATTTTCTGGACGATCTGCATGACATTGAAAGCAATCAATGTTTACCGCTGCATACTGGTGGCAGCTGGCACAAAAATGTGTATCTTCTGAATAACGTGCGTATTCACCTTGTGCATTAGCCGTGATATGGCAATCGATGCACTCGTTTAAGCTATGTTTCTTGGTGCGTATTCCCTCAATTACAGTCTTGTCTCGATGATCGAGCACATACTCAAAGTGTTGTTTGCGCATGATCTCAACAGGTTCTACGCAAAGCGTTTCTTCGTTGTATTTTTGCTTAGGAGGCGGAATGTCAGCAGGACTATCTGCAAATACAATACTGATTCCAACAATGCAGCAGACCAGTGT
It contains:
- a CDS encoding iron-sulfur cluster assembly accessory protein; the encoded protein is MSIEVTETAANQIKKAAVESKLENTSLRIAATRNSDDSLHYGLGFDDIGSNSEKDHSFKSNGVEIVVADSSFELLNGTTLDYIELEPKQFHFVFLNPNDPNYTPPTES
- a CDS encoding 4Fe-4S dicluster domain-containing protein, whose amino-acid sequence is MHKREFIKSAAVVGGLTIAPGVMLHQTASAKPVDQAVSSQQRWGMLVNTNVCQEDCDACVTACNEEHGLWDLGRPKTDAQWIRKLNVKDKQTGHVTSLPMMCQHCEHPPCVDVCPTGSSFKREDGIVLVDAHTCIGCRYCMMACPYKARSFIHEPLEDQLPHAPRGKGTVESCTLCVHKVDRGDNNTACAEACAKDGHQALLFGDLNDPNSEISKQLEKHGGVQIRADLDLNTGVRYQGL
- the cobB gene encoding hydrogenobyrinic acid a,c-diamide synthase (glutamine-hydrolyzing); this translates as MAHFLISAANKSSGKTVLSIGISAALHQQGLNVQSFKKGPDYIDPMWLAKATDRNCYNLDFWTQSEDEIKATLSTHSQDVDISVIEGNKGLHDGLAADGSNSNAALAKLIQSPVILVLDTRGTIRGVAPLLIGYQQFDPAVNIAGVILNFVGGERHAAKLTAVIERYTNIPILGMVQRSAELELVERYLGLMPSNEDNYADSKISRMAEIIAKQVDLEKITAIANTAKIFQVEKSQKFDQQFNLTIAYAKDEAFGFYYADDLDRFRQYGARLIPFDTLHDQTLPDTDALFIGGGFPEKRMQELAANSGMKQAILNAIENGMPTYAECGGLMYLSKSIKYQKQQSDMVGIINADCEMHEKPIGRGYTLLKNKNIHPWDTNHGNEIPGHEFHYSKLVNTPIETDYAYQVNRGFGVNGEHDGIVYKNLLACYAHQRNTQQNQWILSFLEFVKSKA
- a CDS encoding molybdopterin oxidoreductase, translating into MIETTRFSSLEAKSVQYWVLLMALGLAAVVGYLSSHHMDSHGHYISGMTNQIVWGFPHVIAIFLIVAASGALNVASISSVFGKYDYKPLARLSALLAIALLIGGLAILVLDLGRPDRLIVAMTKYNFKSIFAWNIFLYTGFIIITGFYLWMMMERKMNKFSKTAGLFAFIWRLILTTGTGSIFGFLVARQAYDAAIMAPMFIIMSFAFGMAVFILVLQASYKWSHRNLGDAMLDKLRKLLGIFVAAVFYFVIAYHLTNLYATEHHGVEAFILKDGGIYTYLFWGVHIILGCLIPLALVFIKPMSQCRNCLTIASLLVIIGGLAQLYVIIIGGQAYPLEMFPGHEVSSSFYDGVVAEYAPSIWEILLGIGGTCIALLVVTVGVAILDFLPESLSDKALELNAAKSS